One Paenibacillus sp. FSL H7-0737 DNA segment encodes these proteins:
- the proB gene encoding glutamate 5-kinase, translating into MTTRIVVKIGSSSLTGTEGGLNREAVSFFASEIAELKRNGCEVLLVTSGAVAAGFRSIGYPTRPKLLHEKQAAAAVGQVLLMQAYQEAFAEHGITTAQILLTRTDFCSRRAMNNAMMTVEELLRLGAVPVFNENDTVSVDELKFGDNDTLSALVANLLKATRLLVLTDMDGLYSGDPRKHPDAVRYQFVDDITPEIYAIAGGAGSSVGTGGMRSKIDAAKIATRGGVPVFVGRATEPGDLQLAATGSGRGTYFATKLSSLPVKKQWLGFMSTPLGSLYVDEGAVEALLHGGHSLLPVGVKQIEGNFHAGDVVEVLGPDSKLLGRGIVNYDDTQLRSIQGLPSRQIVPKLGEVHRLEVIHRDEWITLR; encoded by the coding sequence ATGACGACACGAATCGTAGTCAAAATAGGCAGCAGCTCACTGACTGGAACAGAAGGCGGATTGAATCGCGAAGCCGTGTCCTTCTTCGCTTCAGAGATTGCCGAATTGAAGAGAAACGGCTGCGAGGTGTTATTAGTAACCTCCGGTGCTGTAGCCGCAGGCTTTCGCAGTATCGGTTATCCTACACGTCCGAAGCTGCTGCATGAGAAGCAAGCAGCTGCTGCTGTAGGCCAAGTACTGCTCATGCAGGCATATCAGGAAGCTTTTGCCGAGCATGGAATAACCACAGCACAGATCCTACTAACCCGTACCGACTTTTGTAGTCGCAGAGCTATGAACAACGCGATGATGACGGTTGAAGAGCTGCTTCGCCTAGGAGCGGTACCCGTATTTAACGAGAATGACACCGTCTCCGTTGATGAGTTAAAATTCGGTGATAACGATACTTTGTCCGCGCTGGTAGCTAACCTGCTGAAAGCCACCAGATTGCTAGTCTTAACTGACATGGATGGCTTATATAGTGGAGATCCTCGGAAACATCCCGACGCTGTTCGCTATCAGTTCGTTGATGATATTACGCCGGAGATTTATGCTATTGCTGGTGGAGCTGGCTCTAGTGTGGGGACAGGTGGCATGCGTTCAAAAATCGATGCTGCCAAGATCGCTACACGAGGCGGTGTGCCCGTCTTTGTTGGGAGAGCTACCGAACCAGGGGATTTACAACTCGCAGCGACAGGCTCGGGCCGAGGTACTTATTTTGCAACCAAGTTATCTTCTTTACCTGTTAAAAAGCAATGGCTTGGCTTTATGTCCACCCCACTCGGCTCCCTGTACGTTGACGAAGGCGCCGTTGAAGCGCTGCTTCATGGCGGTCATAGTCTGCTGCCTGTCGGCGTCAAGCAGATCGAAGGTAACTTTCACGCTGGGGATGTTGTAGAAGTCCTTGGACCAGACTCCAAGTTGCTGGGACGCGGGATTGTGAATTACGATGACACTCAGCTGCGCAGTATTCAAGGTTTACCCAGCCGTCAGATTGTACCGAAGCTGGGAGAAGTACACCGGCTGGAGGTCATTCACCGTGACGAATGGATTACATTGAGGTAA
- a CDS encoding glutamate-5-semialdehyde dehydrogenase encodes MSEVVNKAKLAKETTGVLASLTTGQKNEALLVMADALRREAPAIIAANREDLERGRLSGTPESMLDRLALDVGRINSIAEGLQQIAVLPDPIGDTLETIERPNGLNIQKLRVPLGVIGIIYEARPNVTVDAAGLCLKTGNAVVLRGGSSALSSNRQIVEVLHNALANTSMPKNALQLIEDPNRSSVDEMLKLNGLLDVIIPRGGSSLIQNVVLNATVPVIETGAGICHTYLDASALPEMAQNISLNAKAQRPSVCNSMETLLVHKDYANEYLLSLAEAFRDVNVELRGCQETLSFVPWALPATLEDYATEYNDYILNIKIVSDLDEAMQHIAQYGTKHSECIVTEDPDNASRFLQEVDAAAVYHNASTRFTDGFEFGFGAEIGISTQKLHARGPMGLPALTSTKYKIYGTGQIRG; translated from the coding sequence ATGAGTGAAGTTGTCAATAAAGCAAAATTAGCCAAGGAAACCACCGGAGTATTAGCGAGTCTAACTACCGGCCAAAAAAATGAAGCACTCTTAGTTATGGCTGATGCGCTGCGTCGTGAAGCTCCAGCTATCATTGCTGCCAACCGGGAAGATCTGGAACGCGGACGCTTAAGTGGTACTCCTGAGTCCATGCTTGATCGACTAGCGTTAGATGTAGGCCGAATTAACAGTATCGCAGAAGGACTTCAACAAATCGCTGTATTACCTGATCCAATTGGTGACACGCTAGAAACTATTGAACGTCCAAATGGTCTCAACATCCAGAAACTCCGTGTTCCACTCGGTGTCATCGGCATCATCTATGAAGCACGTCCAAACGTAACTGTTGATGCCGCTGGTCTGTGTCTAAAGACTGGTAACGCTGTTGTGTTGCGTGGTGGCTCCTCCGCCCTGTCCTCCAACCGACAAATTGTCGAGGTTCTTCACAACGCTCTAGCAAATACTTCAATGCCGAAAAATGCGCTACAGTTGATCGAAGATCCCAACCGTTCCTCCGTTGATGAAATGCTTAAGCTCAACGGACTACTTGACGTGATTATCCCTCGCGGAGGAAGTTCTCTGATTCAAAATGTTGTGCTTAACGCAACCGTGCCCGTCATTGAAACGGGTGCAGGCATCTGCCATACTTATCTCGACGCAAGCGCTTTGCCAGAAATGGCTCAGAACATTAGTCTGAATGCCAAAGCACAGCGCCCTTCAGTTTGCAATTCCATGGAGACGCTACTCGTTCATAAGGATTACGCAAACGAGTATCTGCTTTCTTTGGCCGAAGCTTTCCGTGATGTTAACGTTGAATTACGTGGCTGCCAGGAAACATTATCCTTTGTCCCATGGGCATTACCTGCAACATTAGAGGACTATGCTACTGAATATAATGATTATATCTTGAATATCAAAATCGTCAGCGATTTAGACGAAGCTATGCAGCATATCGCCCAGTATGGCACGAAGCACTCGGAATGTATCGTAACTGAAGATCCGGATAACGCTTCACGCTTCTTACAGGAGGTTGATGCTGCAGCTGTTTACCACAATGCTTCAACCCGCTTCACAGACGGCTTTGAATTTGGATTTGGTGCAGAGATCGGCATTAGTACACAGAAACTCCATGCCCGTGGACCGATGGGTCTGCCTGCTCTTACTTCAACCAAATATAAGATTTACGGAACAGGTCAAATTCGGGGTTAG
- the proC gene encoding pyrroline-5-carboxylate reductase, which yields MCQQPSIPLMNHNIVFYGAGSMAEAIVRGMISRSIVKSDNVIMLNRSSSERLAELRSRYGVIGTNDPEQKTDYLRNSPVIVLAMKPKDAAEALRGLSPLLSPDQIIVSVIAGLSIRTMQGLLGKEQPIVRTMPNTSSSIGLGATGIAFSKEVDEKGRRLALNIFEAVGLTTVIDEERMETLTGISGSGPAYIYYMMEAMIAAGIRGGLPLDQSTELTVQTVLGAARMVQQTGEDPAALRKKVTSPNGSTQAAIEVLEQGEFFETVIAAVNRCAERSREMGAALEKELHS from the coding sequence ATGTGTCAGCAACCTTCCATTCCACTTATGAATCATAATATTGTATTTTATGGCGCAGGCTCTATGGCAGAAGCCATCGTTCGCGGGATGATTAGCCGTAGTATCGTAAAATCCGATAATGTTATTATGCTTAACCGTAGCAGTAGTGAACGTCTGGCAGAACTAAGAAGTCGTTACGGTGTAATCGGTACAAATGATCCTGAACAAAAAACAGATTACCTACGGAACTCACCAGTAATCGTGTTGGCTATGAAACCAAAAGACGCTGCAGAAGCACTTCGGGGACTCAGCCCACTTCTCTCACCTGATCAGATCATAGTCTCTGTAATTGCTGGGCTGTCCATTCGAACGATGCAAGGTCTGCTTGGCAAAGAGCAACCCATCGTCCGTACTATGCCGAATACTTCTAGTTCCATAGGTCTTGGTGCCACTGGCATAGCCTTTTCCAAAGAAGTAGATGAGAAAGGACGACGCCTAGCACTCAACATCTTTGAAGCTGTCGGACTAACAACAGTCATTGATGAAGAACGCATGGAGACCTTAACGGGTATCTCCGGCAGTGGGCCTGCCTATATTTATTATATGATGGAGGCAATGATCGCTGCCGGTATACGGGGCGGACTGCCGCTTGATCAAAGCACGGAGTTAACCGTTCAAACGGTTCTTGGCGCTGCTAGAATGGTACAACAGACGGGCGAGGATCCAGCTGCACTTCGTAAAAAGGTCACATCCCCGAATGGCTCTACACAAGCAGCGATAGAAGTACTCGAGCAGGGAGAATTTTTCGAAACTGTCATCGCGGCAGTAAATCGCTGTGCCGAACGTTCCCGTGAAATGGGCGCTGCGCTTGAGAAAGAGCTGCATTCGTAA
- a CDS encoding membrane protein, whose amino-acid sequence MQQQRSKLKAFFLNLIPGAGHYYMGKRPQGIVYLLLSFGILFMSFLIAVAEGAEDILLMGVIGFLLIGTVSMVHLVVKMLQMPAPAMTPDGSNFDFSSMPVKTDDNERVHVILLSFIPGLGHFHMGLMQRGLSFLISFFGFMTVMLFLAGITSSDVFLLLFGVLPVIWLYCMFDAVQLIHRKQAGEEMVDRTLFEEMEAGREEGRRSKVLATLLSAFPGAGQMYLGLQKRGLQLMLLFLGSIYVMDLLRLTLLFFLIPVIWFYSLFDGLQLVSRHGREPLQDKPVIEGFLNHQGWLGAALMCLGLYYIVVNVAVPALDIRFPGWRLEYIVNEYFRTFIVSVLLIGGGLKLMAGSKNNKGRKGTGGQS is encoded by the coding sequence ATGCAACAGCAGCGTAGTAAATTAAAAGCTTTTTTTCTTAATTTGATTCCTGGAGCAGGTCATTATTATATGGGAAAACGCCCACAGGGAATTGTTTATCTTCTGTTAAGCTTTGGCATCTTATTTATGTCATTCTTAATAGCTGTGGCTGAAGGTGCCGAGGATATTCTATTAATGGGTGTGATAGGGTTCCTACTTATTGGGACGGTTTCGATGGTGCATCTGGTGGTTAAAATGCTCCAGATGCCTGCTCCGGCAATGACTCCAGATGGATCGAATTTTGATTTTTCTTCAATGCCCGTTAAGACAGACGATAATGAGCGTGTACATGTAATTTTATTATCGTTCATTCCAGGATTGGGTCATTTTCATATGGGGTTGATGCAGCGAGGATTGTCTTTCCTCATTTCTTTCTTCGGTTTTATGACCGTGATGTTATTCCTGGCAGGGATTACTTCAAGTGATGTTTTCCTTCTCCTGTTTGGCGTATTACCAGTGATTTGGTTATATTGTATGTTTGATGCGGTTCAGTTAATCCATCGTAAGCAAGCTGGAGAAGAAATGGTAGATCGTACTTTATTCGAAGAGATGGAGGCTGGTCGTGAGGAGGGGCGCCGTAGCAAAGTTTTGGCTACATTGCTTTCTGCTTTTCCGGGTGCCGGACAAATGTATCTAGGGCTGCAAAAAAGAGGATTACAGCTCATGCTGCTATTTCTAGGGAGTATTTATGTCATGGACCTACTGCGTTTAACGCTGCTATTCTTCCTCATTCCAGTCATTTGGTTTTACAGTTTGTTCGATGGCTTACAGCTTGTCAGCCGACATGGACGTGAACCTTTACAGGATAAGCCAGTCATAGAAGGATTTTTAAATCATCAAGGATGGCTTGGAGCTGCTCTGATGTGTCTAGGACTGTATTACATTGTAGTTAATGTCGCAGTTCCTGCGCTTGATATCAGATTTCCTGGATGGCGTTTAGAGTATATAGTCAATGAATATTTCAGGACCTTTATCGTATCTGTGCTGTTGATTGGCGGTGGTTTGAAGCTGATGGCGGGAAGCAAGAACAATAAAGGGAGAAAAGGGACAGGTGGTCAATCTTGA
- a CDS encoding RNA polymerase sigma factor, which translates to MRFFLIFLLKSAGVVVIWRVYCCGKEGRVIEEEVLIQRICQGNEDAFRQFVNTYSQQIYKITYSVLRDVKMAEDAAQEAFLQMYKSLPDYRYQGLKSWITRIALNKAIDAKRKRDRLRELPVDYELVLSQTASNEEDVLSGVIRRDRMDRLLGEINSLPETHREIMVAYYLEHKKYDQIAAEQGISLKTVESRLYRARQWIRNHWKEDEWL; encoded by the coding sequence GTGCGGTTCTTTTTAATATTTTTATTAAAAAGTGCAGGGGTAGTTGTAATCTGGCGCGTCTATTGCTGTGGGAAGGAGGGGAGAGTCATTGAAGAAGAGGTATTAATCCAGCGGATTTGTCAAGGTAACGAGGATGCGTTCCGTCAATTTGTAAATACATACAGTCAGCAAATTTACAAAATTACTTATTCTGTATTACGCGATGTCAAAATGGCTGAAGATGCTGCTCAGGAAGCTTTTTTACAAATGTACAAATCTCTCCCTGACTACCGTTATCAAGGCTTAAAGTCATGGATTACACGGATCGCCTTAAATAAGGCAATTGATGCGAAACGTAAACGTGATCGACTTAGGGAACTTCCTGTTGACTATGAGCTTGTACTGAGCCAGACCGCTTCCAACGAAGAGGATGTGTTGTCAGGTGTTATACGCCGTGATCGGATGGATCGGCTGCTCGGTGAAATCAATAGCCTGCCTGAAACTCATCGTGAAATTATGGTGGCTTATTATCTGGAACATAAAAAATATGATCAGATTGCTGCAGAGCAGGGAATTTCCCTGAAGACGGTAGAGTCCAGATTGTATAGGGCGAGACAATGGATCCGAAATCATTGGAAGGAGGATGAATGGCTATGA
- a CDS encoding DnaD domain-containing protein: protein MDGKGWSTWSEGVSFGLENGMAVIPYALLKYYRKLNLSGSEAMLLIHLLSFRQVEGIDFPSLEELQVVTGRSISVLAGELQKLMKEGFISIDGDNDELRDIHYERYNFSGLYGKLGAYLATVVQEHEQDKHVGGYATSAPRAASGGGFGGKPPSSPSQLGAEEESRNLFSIFEKEFGRPLSPMECETISSWVDQDRYPEELILLALKESVFAGKVHFRYIDRILLEWARNRVKNAQDVKNYTQKFRNGGR, encoded by the coding sequence ATGGACGGCAAAGGATGGAGTACCTGGAGCGAAGGCGTCTCCTTCGGTCTGGAGAACGGAATGGCCGTCATACCTTACGCATTACTGAAGTATTACCGGAAGCTGAATTTAAGCGGAAGTGAAGCTATGCTGCTGATACATCTGCTTTCTTTCAGGCAGGTGGAAGGGATTGACTTCCCTTCTCTTGAGGAGCTTCAGGTTGTAACTGGCCGTAGCATATCTGTACTAGCAGGAGAGTTGCAGAAGCTTATGAAGGAAGGTTTTATTAGCATCGATGGAGACAACGATGAGCTAAGAGACATCCATTATGAACGCTACAATTTCTCAGGGTTATACGGAAAGCTTGGTGCTTATCTAGCGACAGTTGTACAAGAGCATGAGCAAGATAAGCACGTAGGTGGCTATGCAACGTCGGCACCTCGAGCTGCTTCAGGGGGTGGATTCGGCGGAAAGCCCCCCTCATCTCCTTCTCAACTTGGGGCTGAAGAGGAAAGCCGAAATCTATTCAGTATTTTCGAAAAGGAATTCGGACGTCCGCTATCTCCAATGGAGTGTGAGACGATATCCAGTTGGGTGGATCAAGACCGGTATCCCGAGGAGCTGATTCTGTTAGCGCTGAAGGAATCTGTATTTGCAGGAAAGGTTCATTTCCGTTATATTGATCGAATATTGCTGGAATGGGCCCGCAACCGGGTCAAGAACGCTCAGGATGTTAAGAACTATACACAAAAATTCCGTAATGGCGGAAGATAG
- the asnS gene encoding asparagine--tRNA ligase: MANKSVIKNVNEHVGESVVIGCWVNNKRSSGKIQFLQLRDGTGYIQGVVVKSEVPEEVWDAAKSLTQESSLYVTGIIREEPRSQSGFEMTVTGIEVLHLTENYPITPKEHGVDFLMDHRHLWLRASKQRAVLVIRAEIIRAIQQYFNESGFTKVDPPILTPTSAEGTTNLFHTKYFDEDAYLTQSGQLYMEAAAMALGRVYSFGPTFRAEKSKTRRHLIEFWMIEPEMAFTDHEESLKVQEEFISFVVQSVLKNCRAELEAVGRDISKLENIKAPFPRITYDDAIKFLNDKGFEDIAWGDDFGAPHETAIAEAYDKPVFITHYPASFKAFYMKPDPNRPEVVLCADMIAPEGYGEIIGGSQRIDDPALLEERYKEHNLSMDSYKWYMDLRTYGSVPHSGFGLGLERTVAWICGLDHVRETIPFPRTLYRLYP; encoded by the coding sequence ATGGCTAACAAGAGTGTAATTAAGAACGTGAATGAACATGTTGGAGAGAGTGTTGTTATCGGTTGTTGGGTAAACAACAAGCGCTCCAGTGGTAAAATTCAGTTCCTGCAGCTTCGCGATGGTACAGGTTATATTCAGGGAGTTGTAGTGAAATCAGAAGTGCCTGAAGAAGTATGGGATGCAGCTAAGAGCCTCACACAGGAAAGCTCTTTGTATGTGACCGGAATTATCCGCGAGGAACCTCGCAGTCAATCTGGTTTTGAAATGACTGTAACTGGAATTGAAGTCCTGCATCTTACAGAGAATTATCCAATTACTCCGAAAGAGCATGGCGTAGATTTCTTGATGGATCACCGTCACCTCTGGCTGCGTGCCTCGAAGCAGCGGGCTGTTCTGGTAATTCGTGCGGAAATTATTCGTGCAATCCAACAGTACTTCAACGAGAGTGGATTTACAAAGGTGGATCCTCCGATTCTGACGCCAACGTCAGCAGAAGGAACTACTAACTTGTTCCACACGAAGTACTTCGATGAGGACGCCTATCTAACACAAAGCGGACAGTTGTATATGGAAGCTGCAGCAATGGCACTAGGCCGTGTATATTCCTTTGGACCAACTTTCCGTGCAGAGAAATCTAAGACTCGTCGCCACTTAATTGAGTTCTGGATGATCGAACCAGAAATGGCCTTTACAGATCACGAAGAAAGCTTGAAGGTTCAGGAAGAATTTATTAGCTTCGTAGTGCAATCTGTATTGAAGAATTGCCGTGCGGAGTTGGAAGCGGTAGGTCGCGATATTTCCAAGCTGGAGAATATCAAAGCACCATTCCCACGCATTACTTATGACGATGCGATCAAGTTCTTGAACGATAAAGGCTTTGAAGATATTGCTTGGGGTGATGATTTCGGTGCACCTCATGAAACAGCAATCGCAGAAGCATACGATAAACCTGTATTTATTACTCATTATCCTGCTTCTTTCAAAGCGTTCTATATGAAGCCAGATCCAAACCGTCCGGAAGTCGTACTGTGTGCGGATATGATCGCTCCAGAAGGCTACGGAGAGATTATTGGTGGTTCACAGCGGATCGATGATCCTGCGCTGCTTGAAGAGCGTTACAAAGAGCATAATCTTTCGATGGACTCTTACAAATGGTACATGGATCTGCGTACTTACGGATCTGTACCTCACTCTGGTTTTGGACTTGGACTTGAGCGTACTGTAGCTTGGATCTGTGGCCTTGACCATGTACGTGAGACTATTCCATTCCCACGTACACTGTACCGTCTCTACCCATAA
- a CDS encoding acetate/propionate family kinase, which produces MNILVINSGSSSLKYQLYNMTDESVLAKGLVERIGMDSSILNHKPTGKAEVTEVSEILEHNTAIRKVLACLTDKEHGVIESIKEIDAVGHRVVHGGEFFKSSALVDADAKTKIRQLFDLAPLHNPAAMMGITASEVNMPGVPQVVVFDTAFHQTMPEKAYMYAIPRVLYNKYKVRRYGAHGTSHDFVSKAAAEYLERPLEDLKIITCHIGNGGSVTAVQGGVSVDTSMGMTPLEGLMMGTRSGDLDPAIVPYVMNKEELSVGEVNSMLNKHSGLLAISGVSSDMRDIIDGMEKGEPNSTLAFEMYEYRLRKYIGSYTAAMNGVDAIVFTAGVGENASLLREKLLNNLTFLGIELDAEANKVRSGDPRRISTEDSKVQVLVVPTNEELVIARDTHRIVQGING; this is translated from the coding sequence ATGAATATTTTAGTTATTAACTCAGGTAGTTCTTCTTTGAAATATCAGCTGTATAACATGACCGATGAATCGGTTTTGGCTAAGGGTTTGGTTGAACGTATTGGGATGGATTCCTCCATTCTGAATCATAAACCTACTGGCAAAGCGGAAGTGACAGAAGTAAGCGAAATTCTGGAACATAATACTGCGATCCGCAAAGTCCTTGCTTGTCTTACAGACAAAGAGCATGGTGTAATTGAATCTATTAAAGAAATTGATGCTGTAGGTCACCGCGTAGTGCATGGTGGAGAGTTCTTTAAATCCTCCGCACTTGTGGATGCTGACGCAAAAACGAAAATTCGTCAATTGTTTGACCTTGCACCACTGCATAACCCAGCAGCAATGATGGGGATTACGGCTTCTGAAGTAAATATGCCAGGTGTACCGCAGGTTGTTGTATTCGATACTGCATTCCACCAAACCATGCCTGAAAAAGCTTATATGTACGCTATTCCTAGAGTATTGTACAATAAATATAAAGTTCGTCGTTATGGCGCACACGGTACATCACACGACTTCGTAAGCAAGGCTGCTGCGGAGTACTTGGAGCGTCCTCTGGAAGATCTGAAGATCATTACTTGTCATATCGGTAACGGCGGTAGTGTAACTGCAGTTCAAGGTGGAGTGTCCGTGGATACTTCCATGGGTATGACCCCTCTGGAAGGTTTGATGATGGGTACTCGCAGTGGTGATCTTGACCCAGCAATTGTCCCTTATGTGATGAACAAGGAAGAATTGTCCGTAGGAGAAGTTAACTCCATGTTGAATAAACATAGTGGCCTCTTAGCGATTTCGGGCGTAAGCAGTGACATGCGCGATATTATTGATGGTATGGAAAAAGGTGAGCCTAATTCCACACTAGCTTTTGAAATGTATGAGTACCGCTTGCGCAAGTATATCGGTTCATATACGGCTGCCATGAACGGTGTAGATGCGATCGTATTTACTGCCGGTGTTGGTGAAAATGCTTCATTGCTTCGTGAGAAACTGCTAAATAACCTTACGTTCCTGGGTATTGAGTTGGATGCTGAAGCTAACAAAGTTCGTTCCGGCGATCCACGTCGTATCTCTACGGAAGATTCCAAGGTACAAGTGCTAGTAGTTCCGACAAACGAAGAACTTGTCATTGCACGTGATACACACCGTATTGTGCAAGGAATTAACGGCTAA
- a CDS encoding 3-hydroxyacyl-CoA dehydrogenase family protein, translated as MNFKKIGVIGGGTMGQGIAEMLAAKGLDVLLVEKTAEKLDYSYEMIETSLDKQLEKWAITQAEKKLILSRIQKVTHFAELSSCDMVIETIVEDLEEKKKILNQLDQVCPNHIILASNTSTLSLTELASSTMYPERVIGMHFIYPVAKVDLVEIVRGLKTSDATFEDTKSFVDEIVEKKGVMIYESPGFVTSRLICLFINEAMHVLQEGVASAQDIDDAMRIGYQFQYGPLEMADRFGLDSVLAALENMFREYGELKYRPSTILKKMVRAGQLGMKSGEGFFKYDKDGDRV; from the coding sequence ATGAATTTCAAAAAAATAGGTGTCATCGGCGGTGGCACAATGGGACAAGGTATTGCTGAAATGTTAGCAGCCAAAGGCCTGGATGTATTACTAGTGGAGAAAACCGCGGAGAAACTGGACTACTCTTACGAAATGATCGAGACAAGTCTAGATAAGCAACTGGAGAAATGGGCGATCACTCAAGCTGAGAAAAAGCTGATTCTTAGCCGCATTCAAAAAGTGACACATTTCGCGGAGCTCAGCTCTTGTGACATGGTTATCGAAACCATTGTTGAGGATTTGGAAGAAAAGAAAAAGATTTTGAATCAATTGGATCAAGTATGCCCGAACCACATTATTCTTGCCAGCAATACATCAACACTTAGCTTGACTGAACTTGCAAGTTCTACGATGTATCCGGAACGCGTGATCGGAATGCATTTCATATATCCTGTAGCTAAAGTGGATCTTGTAGAAATCGTACGTGGTCTGAAAACTTCAGATGCTACTTTTGAAGATACAAAATCCTTTGTTGATGAGATTGTTGAGAAAAAAGGTGTAATGATTTATGAATCCCCAGGATTTGTAACATCACGCCTCATTTGCTTGTTTATCAATGAAGCTATGCATGTACTGCAAGAAGGCGTTGCCTCCGCACAGGATATTGACGATGCTATGCGTATTGGTTATCAATTCCAATATGGACCGCTTGAAATGGCTGACAGATTTGGCCTGGATTCGGTTCTTGCGGCACTCGAAAATATGTTCCGTGAATACGGAGAACTGAAATACCGTCCTTCTACAATTCTTAAGAAGATGGTACGTGCAGGACAACTGGGTATGAAATCAGGAGAAGGCTTCTTCAAGTACGACAAGGATGGTGACCGTGTATGA